From Anaerobacillus sp. CMMVII, one genomic window encodes:
- a CDS encoding thiamine pyrophosphate-dependent enzyme: MATLEDNLKETTKTKYEQLTTFESGNEMAAMAAAQINYHVMGYFPITPSTEVAQYLDLMKSQGLHDIELIAADGEHGSAGICFGAAATGARVFNATSANGFLYMIEQMPAQSGLRFPMVMNLVTRAVSGPLDIRGDHSDLYYALNTGWVILTARTPQAVYDMNIIALKLAEHKDVRLPVIVAYDGFFTSHQKRKVEYFKERKVVQDFVGEMPTEYPRACVKDKPVTIGAHMSGDDLINNNFQQSEAIYRAGQVFEELQKEYAEISGRMYETLDLYGMEDAEVALFLLNSAAESAKDVVDKLRKQGIKAGVISPNIIRPFPAKEIREALKNVKALLVGERADSYGGNGPNLTHEVKSALQDDKGNQTIVLSRVFGVGGKDFYADDAEKFFEMAIDAKERGFAERPFDYYGHVPGKPENALKPVIEPMHGDAFKSGLITVTQNEETKKLNVKIPPLRNLTGKPKRFASGHGACPGCGIFPGLELFFKGIEGDAVILLQTGCAYVVTTGYPHSSHKQTFIHNLFQSGAATLSGTLEAFFEMKERGEIDISDDFTFVMITGDGGMDIGMGSAIGTALRNHKMIVLEYDNEGYMNTGSQMSYSTPMGHMTSTTTVGKTKQGKAFHHKDTAQIMAATNIPYVFTGTEAYPQDLIKKAAKAQWYANNVGMVYGKILIACPLNWKSEDRQGESIIKAAVDSCFFPLYEVEQGETTITYDPEAKNKRVELSEWLKMMGKTKHILKESNAPMLKEFEDEVERRWRKLKVKHETPFI; encoded by the coding sequence ATGGCTACTTTAGAAGATAACTTAAAAGAAACAACAAAAACAAAATATGAACAATTAACTACATTTGAAAGTGGAAATGAAATGGCAGCTATGGCTGCAGCTCAAATTAACTATCATGTTATGGGTTACTTTCCAATCACGCCTTCAACTGAAGTTGCACAATATCTTGACTTAATGAAATCCCAAGGTTTGCACGACATCGAATTAATCGCTGCCGATGGTGAGCATGGCTCAGCTGGTATTTGCTTTGGAGCCGCTGCTACTGGAGCTCGTGTATTTAATGCAACAAGTGCAAACGGATTTTTATATATGATTGAACAAATGCCAGCTCAATCTGGTTTACGTTTTCCAATGGTTATGAACCTAGTAACTCGTGCAGTTAGTGGTCCACTAGATATTCGTGGTGATCATTCTGACCTTTACTACGCTTTAAATACTGGTTGGGTTATTTTAACTGCTCGCACTCCGCAGGCTGTTTACGATATGAACATTATCGCTTTAAAACTTGCTGAGCATAAAGATGTTCGTCTTCCTGTTATTGTTGCATATGATGGCTTCTTTACATCGCATCAAAAACGTAAAGTTGAATATTTTAAAGAACGTAAAGTAGTTCAGGATTTTGTTGGTGAAATGCCTACTGAATATCCAAGAGCTTGTGTAAAAGATAAGCCTGTCACAATTGGTGCTCATATGAGTGGTGACGATCTTATCAATAATAACTTCCAACAATCGGAAGCAATTTACCGTGCTGGGCAAGTGTTCGAAGAACTACAAAAGGAATACGCTGAAATTTCTGGCCGTATGTACGAAACATTAGATTTATACGGTATGGAAGATGCTGAGGTTGCCTTATTCCTTCTTAATTCAGCAGCTGAATCCGCGAAGGATGTAGTTGATAAACTGCGTAAGCAAGGAATTAAAGCTGGTGTGATTAGCCCGAATATTATCAGACCATTCCCTGCAAAAGAAATTCGTGAAGCTCTTAAAAATGTAAAAGCATTATTAGTAGGTGAACGTGCTGATTCTTACGGTGGAAATGGACCGAACCTAACTCATGAAGTCAAATCTGCACTTCAAGACGATAAAGGTAATCAAACAATTGTTCTAAGTCGTGTATTTGGTGTAGGCGGTAAAGATTTCTATGCTGACGATGCTGAAAAGTTTTTTGAAATGGCGATCGACGCAAAAGAACGTGGTTTTGCTGAAAGACCGTTTGATTATTACGGCCATGTACCTGGTAAACCAGAAAACGCGTTAAAGCCGGTAATTGAACCAATGCATGGCGATGCTTTCAAATCTGGCTTAATTACTGTTACTCAAAATGAAGAAACAAAAAAATTAAATGTGAAAATCCCACCACTCCGTAACCTAACTGGAAAACCGAAGCGATTTGCTTCTGGACATGGCGCATGCCCTGGTTGTGGAATCTTCCCTGGCTTAGAATTGTTCTTTAAGGGGATTGAAGGTGACGCAGTTATTTTGTTACAAACGGGATGTGCATACGTTGTTACAACTGGTTATCCGCACAGCTCTCACAAGCAAACATTCATTCACAACTTATTCCAAAGTGGTGCAGCTACCCTATCTGGTACGCTAGAAGCATTCTTTGAAATGAAAGAACGTGGTGAAATAGATATTTCTGATGATTTCACATTTGTGATGATTACTGGTGATGGCGGTATGGATATTGGTATGGGTTCTGCGATTGGAACTGCTCTTCGTAACCATAAAATGATCGTACTTGAGTATGATAATGAAGGTTACATGAATACCGGTTCGCAAATGTCCTACTCTACTCCAATGGGGCATATGACTAGTACAACTACAGTCGGAAAAACAAAACAAGGAAAAGCATTCCACCATAAGGATACTGCGCAAATTATGGCTGCAACAAATATCCCTTATGTATTCACTGGAACAGAAGCTTACCCACAAGACCTTATCAAAAAGGCCGCAAAAGCACAGTGGTATGCTAACAACGTGGGAATGGTTTACGGAAAGATCTTAATCGCTTGTCCACTTAACTGGAAGTCTGAAGATCGTCAAGGTGAAAGCATCATTAAAGCTGCTGTTGACTCTTGCTTCTTCCCGCTTTATGAAGTAGAGCAGGGTGAAACTACGATTACGTACGATCCAGAAGCGAAAAATAAGCGTGTAGAATTATCCGAATGGTTAAAAATGATGGGTAAAACTAAGCATATATTAAAAGAATCAAATGCTCCAATGTTGAAAGAGTTCGAGGATGAGGTAGAACGCCGTTGGAGAAAACTAAAAGTTAAGCATGAAACACCGTTTATTTAA